AAACACATTGAGATCCATAGAGCAAACCAAGAAAAGCTAACAGTCAAACAATAAGAAAGACCGAAAGCAAGAGAGATGGTGAAAGACCGAAGAATCACCAACTGCATCTAAAAGGCACACGACAAAAATCAGATAGAAGAAGACGTTGATACAAGAAGAAAGAACAACACAAGAGCGATCCATTAACCATGGAAGAGAAGTGACATGCACGAGTTACCCAATTGTACAATTACCTTTTTTAACTCAAAGTATTTTTGCTATTATGAACtgtcaaaaaatttaaaactttagacGAAAGCCTTATATATATAAACCTAAAATAGATAGTATATTGAAGTAGCTTAAAAAGTTCTCATTTGTGATTAATATTAACATGAATCCACTAAGAAAAGGATTATCGTTTAAAGCATGCTAGAACCTGAGATCTCTCAGATTTAATTAGATGCATTTACCACCAGATTAAACCTGTGAGTGCATGCATGAGaaactttatttattaaattctttAGAATCATATGAGATGATATAGTTgaacaaaattaatatttgcattTAGTTGAAATATTAAGATAAGTATCTTGCTATTCAAATTAACAACCAGAATTCTAGTTACACATATTTTgtgcaaatttttatttttttttaaaataaaaaatcaaaagtaaGAGAAAGGTTGGAGAGTCGGAGCTAACGGCCCAAAAATCACCCAAAGAAGGAAAAAACGCTTAGGAGAATTAGAGCTAAAAGCCTAGAAAAAGCAAGACTTGGGGCTAAGCACCCGGAAGAAACACGAGAATAAAGCGTCCGAATGCATATTCAAGGCTAAGAGTTCAGAAAAAATACGAGAGCAAAAGTGTTTGGAAGCGAATTCAAGACTAAAAGTGTCCGGAAGTAGGAGAGTAAAAGTGCTTGGAAGCAAATCCAGGGCTAAAGGTGTCCAAAAGTAAAAGAGCAAAAATACGCAGAAACGAATCCAAAGCTAAAAGTACCCGGAAGTAAGAGAGCAAAAATGTTTGGAGCATCCCGATGGACTCTGACCGTCTTATTCTATTTTACATAtccttttttttcaaaattaaacataaaaaacCTAACAGAATTAATTATAGATCAACGGTCAACTCATTAAATCGAGCCTCTTTCCACATTTCATAGCAACAAACATGCAAATTTAGTAGGAAAATGTATGTTATTAtaggaaattaatttaaaattctcaTGCTCTCAATTTGCCTCTGAAAATTGGCTCTTTACCGGATCAAATCAGAGTAGACATACGAGTTAACtaccttattttaaaaaataataataatacttattGTAGAAGTTAAAAGACCATTTTAAGACAGTATTATTTAgcttatgatttaattttaattaaactctAAATCCTTACCATTTGtttaaaataaactttttataagaattcaatttaatggaattctttaaaaaaaatttttaatttataaaaatttcatttaaaaaaaataaaattatttatatttttataaaaattcatttaaattcgcTGTTGAGTGATTAAATCGAGTTTTGAaactttaataataaatagcAAAATGATCTTTTTTTCAcatcattataaaatatataaaattaataaatgattaTTGACCatatttggaagtggctcacatggaaaattcatttattgagcacaatattttaaaaagtttatgttGACTCatatttatagttaaaattttaaaatttcaataaaaaaattaaatattttttattagttataaCTTTAGGCagactaaataaaattttaaaaaattaataataaattataatataattcttaaaactttaatattgatgtaaactttatatttaaaagtaaatatacataaaagaattttactaaatatttatacatttgaatttttttttaactctctttttatatttaatgactGAAAAGGTTGCCTCTTTTATGCTAAaacaaatttttaatattgCATCTTGCTATTTCTCTTATTGcatctaaacattaaaaaaaatgcaactaaataaaattaaacgaaATACTTTTGtattcaataaatataatataatataatatatatatatttacaacTAAAATactttattgtaataaaaattattttttttcataaatatttattttctccatttcataatttttatttatatttcttttttaagatattttaaaattattattcactttttaaaaactattataaaactatttaatgttattttattttcaagaaatttcttaaaatattttttagtatttaataaaatttaatacttttaaaatgatataattagaaagttaataaaaaatatttttctgtgaacaaaaattataaaaattacatcTTCAACATTAACactccatttaaaattaaaatttttttaaaaattcaattcaattaatttttttctttgcaattctctaatttaaaataataaaaaaatcaattctttttaagtttaaaattttttatcatgcATGAAAATGAGAtcatgtataattttataaaaaaattatttaatttttttttacaaatttatttataccaaaaaaattataagtttaAATGAAgagaatattttataaattaaataaaaatttctaatactatattatattataatcacATTTGGGATAAGATTAAGTTCATGCTCATATataatcatttaattaatttatttattttctctaaaacAAACTGTATTAGACTGACCGACTTACTTTTTGAAAATAAGCATAGAGTTTTTTCTTTTAGGCGGCTCCATAAATGTATTAGACTGGaaatactaataaatttatcttttttctaGTGGTTATTGGTGTTGAAAATAGGCCTGCTTCTGCATATTTCATGATTGTTGTTTTGGGTGGTTAAGCTGAATTGGGTGATAGTTTGTTGTTTTGGTTTCGTATTGTCTCGACTTGGTTggattgagtttttttttttttttcttatttcttatTGTTGATTTAGGTTGTTGCAGATTAAATTGAATAGTTTGGGGCTATATAGAGTGTACGTTGTTACCTTCTCTAGTGTTGGATGTGATACAGTCAGTAATAAAGGCCTTCAAAATGGTGGCGTCACCGTAactttgaaacaagttttgggtTTGGCATTATTGAGAGTAAAGAGagcaatattatatttttatttttaaaattttctttttttcaaataatgGCAAATGGTCTAAAAATAAAtgattgttaaaattttaaactatatgaATATTTAATGAGATTTTTAATATGCAGAGATCGTTATTAATGCAGACAATAATCAagaatgaataaattaaaatccttCCTCTCCTCCCTTTCGTTTTCTTCCAGCTACCATTTTCCTTTTCTCATTTCATTTATGCTACAAGTCTTCATCTTGATTCTTAATCTTGCTCTCCCATCACTTTCTTTCGTCTCGATCTCAATTTTAACAAGGATACTCAATGGTAACACCAACTGGACCTGCCAGCCTCCCTTCCCACGGATAGGCATTGACAAACCATGCATACCATCCAAGCAATGCGAACTCTGCAGGAGCGCAACAAGATCTTTCGTTCTTCCCCATCCGCTGATATTGGCAATGCAAACTTCTTTGCtggttgggttttttttttttttccctccatTGCCAACTGAGATTGTGTTTGTGGTTGATATTAAATCTATtagattttcctttttcttttttttttctcttactctgtctCTTCCGATTTAGATACCCTGAGTTTGCTGGCTATGTATATGGAAATGGTTGCTATTGCTGAGTGCTTGAGAACGAGAAGTCGTATTATTCAGTTCgcttatttttaattgattcaGATTAATTTTGTTTCTAATGTATTtcgtttttgatttttttatttggttcAATTCAAAACCAAAGCAATTGCTTGCAATTGCAGACCCCTAAAAGATATGTGTATGCTACTCTAATCAAAAGACGCTTTAAAAACCAAGGTGCTCAGGGAATCCTGAACATACCCATATGCATAATACTAGCAGTCGACAGGCTAGTTTGGCACCATTCAAAACATGGTAGATATTATGTACGGCTAAGGTACCAAGTTGCCCATTCTTTGGAGGAATTGCCAGTGTTCCAGCCCcaattaaataagattatttCTGGAAAATCATTTGGATATTGGTCGCCCCTAGCAAATCGAAAGCCCGAATTGTCAAACAGTGGAATCTGTTTAAAAAGTACATTTTACTATCAGTATGCATTTCAAATCCGTTTAGCATGCATACCATCCGAACCTGATTAAATATGAACGATTGTGCTGAAAAAGGCAATCTGGACCTAAACACATTCAACAAACAAATCCCAAATCCAGAAGCACATATCAATACTAGAAATATcaacacaaataaaaaaaaattaaacacaaATCAATACCAGCACACCCACAGTAAACCTACAGCAATCAGAGGCGTTGCTTGGTGCATCGAAAGGGGGAGGCGTCGTTGTGGCAAATCCACAGCAATAGGAGGCAACGCGTTACCCGCATGTTGTGAATAGTGAGGTAGTTAATAGTATGTCTGTTGGTGTGGAATGAAGTCGATCAAGTTGAACTGTTGGTAGCTTAGTTAGCTCAGTAGCCTTCCAATGTACTTGATTGTAGAACGACGaatattcattcattcattgagaaataaaatcaattctctttctctctcacaTCTTCTCTCTCTGTTTCTTCTCATCTGTTATTCTGTTACTCCTAGAAGTAACTGCCTTCCAGATTCGGGTTCTGGTTGCTATCCAGCCCAAAAACAACATAGAATTTTAGAAAACCATTCTTATCATTCAAAATCGGCCTGATGTCCAATTCACTCAAACAGACAAGCATGCACATCTCAATCAAACTGCTGCTAGTTGACTGGatgcataaaataaaataaagaaaataaaataataacaagaTGCACAAAACATTTTCAAATGAGTAACATTTTTCCTCAAAATTCTCATGACACCAACaagaaaacaattaaaacattgGGTGCATCAAGTCCAACTAATCTAACCCAAAAACAAAAAGATATTCTCATAAACTGGAAAACAAATGtaagtatgatatagaatgctgaacttttctcattcttCTTCAACAACGGTCCCTTTCTCACTGACATAGATACCATCAAGGAATTTCCTGATATCTTTGTTCTTAACATGGCATTTctgtccaaaaaaaaaaagaaaaggaaaatcagTGAGGAAGTGTGCAAGAGTTCTGCCATTGCATGCACCATTCGTCTATACAAATTTGTGCTTACAACACACACGCTCACAAGCACgccatgagagagagagagagagagagaaagaaaaccTGGTTTATCAAGGCAGCTGACCGAGACACCAATTCAATATCATTCCCATCCAATACAAGCTCATCTTTAACCTTATCAGACCGAATAACAGTTACACCTTCAAGCATATCCACTTTCCTGACCTAAAGGAACCAACCAAAAAAAGCCCAAATCATTAGTGTAACTAAAATGTTATTCACTCACATCTATGAAGTCATAAATTTCATTTTCTGCTTTGGAAAGCCTGCTATTGCATCAAAGTAATCCTCAATCTCAAATAATAATCACAACTAAATTAAATAGGAAAACTATACTAAATATGTTTCATCAATAACCTATTTGACTTGCatactaaaattatttcaaGATATTAACAAGCTTTGCAATTCACTTTTTCAATGTTATTAAGATTGGATAAGTGAACCAAACCTCAAACTGATGCAGGATTATAATTTGATAGGACAAGGAAAGTGGCTCATCATGAATTTACCTGGCTGGTCCAACTAGTAAAGGAGAATAGGACACAAACCCTATGAGATATTTAAAATCACAACAAATTGAGCTTAATTAATAgttgtatatttttttattccaaaatACATGTCTCTATTTCATAATAATATAACAAATATCTAAGATAACAACTTCATTTTTAACGTATAATTGATAGTTCAAATATATTACAAAGACAATTACACAtttataattgtttttttttttcaaaatttttatgtattactcataaatataagaaaaaaaatctaaaaacataaaattaattaattttatatcaatttcaaaaaaatattaacctaacctaataaatattaaaagtttatatttttaaatagtaaatttgattaattatctttaattaattttttatgactCAATGATCGAACCAGTGAAGCCCTGCTTGAACCAGAACATATTAATTCATCCCTACAGCCAGGTCAACATCCGGAAGAAGTTTAATAACGCAAACCTATATACACATAAGCCGGAGGAAAATAGAATTTCAATAATTTCAGAATCAAATTGAAAAGACACAATAACCATATCAAAATCTATCCCATCGTAAACAGACAACATTTAGAGGCATATAGAGATTGCCAAAGCAAGTAATAGAGTAAAAGGAAGATACCCTCTTCTCGCCAAGGAAGTTCCGAATCTCAATGGCAGTGTTGGAGTTAGTAATGGAAGCGTTGATGGGGAAGTGAGCATAAACAAATCGCATTTTGTAGCGGTAGCCTTTGGTGACACCAGTGATAAGATTCTCAACGTGGCTGAGGGCGGTACGGATGGCAGCGCTGGTCTTCCTGGAGCCAAACCATGCTTCGATCTTGAGTTTGCGTTTCCCCGTAGCTTCATCCTTGATGAGATGGAAATCGAGGTTCAAATGCTTGAAATTGCGTGTGAGCTTACCTCGAGGACCCTCCACCTCTATGACCTTGGCATTGATCTTGATCTTAACCCCATCGGGAATGTCCATAGTTTCCGATGAAAGAATTGTCTTCATTTTGCTCAACCCTTCAACCCTAGAAGAAGCGGCGTCTCTGTCTGTCTGTGCTCGGGCTGCAGCCTGCAGTTTATAAAACCCTAGCCTCCCATTCTTATACACTCAACTTACTTAAGTTAACACGTGTGAGGCATGCGCTTATTACTCCctcctttaatttttattttttattttttaaaacaaaaaaaaataatgcttataaataaataaaaaaagctcTTTCGTTTTTTCcattatattatgtttttttaatttaagaatttaattatctcaatttagaaaaaaaaaaagagtataaTCCTTAATAGTCCAACGCGaacttcataattttttaaagaaatattttcAACTTACAAAATAACAATACaactctattaaaaaaataaatttatttttacatagattaataaaatacaattaatatagttcaactaataaattttatattattttcttgaTATTTTCTTCACTCATTTGCTTAATAactaaattacttttaaaacaaataaatttaacatatattttaattcctaaatttttacataattaataaatatgaaatttactatttaattattagaaattatcattattaataaattaatttttatattttttaaaatttattaaaatatttttatcttttgtttCGATAAATGaaataatctttttattttctttttcattaaaaatggataaagaataaaaaaaattaaaatctaattttgtcATCAATAACACTTTTTTtgcaataataatttaattttttttttaattttaaccttAATAACACCCatcaaaaaagaagaataacggaataaaaataaagagaaagagaaaaaataatttagttttttaataaattttttacagtAAAAATAGATGACATTGTTACGGAAAATATTAAGTTATTCTACTAATATTATCTCTTCTCAATTAGCTGTATTTAGTTATATTCTAATATTAATATTGTACTCTCATAGTTATCCTCTGTAACTACTATATACGTAGAACTGTATAAGTAGAGTTGATTATTGAATACAAAATACATTGAAAACCTAATTCTCTCTAAATTTTACATGATATCAGAGCCACCATAATGGCCATTGTTCCACTATCCTCATCTTCCTCCACCTCTTCTTCCTCTCCATCAATTACCTCTGCATCTTCGttttctattaaattaaaagataataattacCTAGCTTGGAAAACTCAATTCGGTCCAATCCTTAATTTTCAAGATCTCAATGGTTTTATTGATGGTTCTCAACCAGCTCCTCCTAAAACTATACCCACATCTGCTACAGATGCCACACCTATACCAAATCCAGTATATAAGGATTGGTTCAACAAAGATCAGATGCTTCACTCATGGTTGCTAGCCTCTCTTACAGAAGCAGTTTATTCTCTTGTATATGGTCTTAATTCTTCATATGAAGTTTAGCAAGCTCTAGCCAACGCATTCGGTGCTGTCTCTCAAGATCGACAGCTGCAATTACATATTGAACTTTAAGAAGTCAAGAAAAATGATCTCTCAGTCTCTGCTTATCTAAAAAAAGCAAAATCCCTAGCTGATGAGTTAGGTGCAGCTGGACGACCTCTTTCTCCAGCTGAGTTCAATGCGATAATCTATCATAATCTTGGTTTTGAGTTTCATTCGATTATCACTAATCTTAATCTTCCTCCTACACCAGTTTCGTTCTTTGAGTTGCATAGTCACTTGGTAGCGCATGAAATGCTTCTTAATAATCTTCATCAACCTATGGCTCATCTTAGTCTTCGAGGGAGTTCCTCTACTACTCCTCTTCTGCCTACACCAAAATCAACTGCTACTGCTAATGGTAATTTTTCTTTAGATTCTTCAAAGGCTCGTGTGGTTTGTCAAATCTGTAACAAACCCAATCACTCTGCTTTGAATTGCCGTTGGAGGTTTTATCGTGGTACTATTGGAAACAATACTGGTAGTAATCAATCTGGTTATAATAATGGCAATTATTCAGGATATCGTCCTCCTCGACCTTATAGACCTCCTGTTGCAAATATGGTGCATACCATGGCTTACCCGACTGCTCCTTCCATGGCAGATTCTGCTTCTGTGTCCTAGTTTCCAGATACTGCTGCAAATTATCATGTTACCTCGGATCCGCAACAATTAAATACTATTAATGAGTATTCAGGTAATGATCAATTACTGGTTGGTAATTGTAATACtcagctagattccggcatcggaatccctactttccggcggaatctccgttggaatctggaattctgatgatgccagagtcttctagaggggtaaaatgtgtttctaaaatattttcacatgattttatggttttaaatggaaaaggaattgagttttgaaaagaataggccaaggaggaaggacccaggttcggccgccgaacctcaagttcggccgccgaacctcaagttcggccgccgaacataaggctgtttcgggagtgctttaggcctccgaaagtcttgagggcagaaaccaggttcggccgccgaacctcaagttcggcccgcgaacatgggatagtttaggaggctcgttcggctgccgaaggtggtgaagctgcggaagcagcttaggccgccgaaggtcgttgaccggccacctataaaaggctctcagACCGAAAaggggcgagttttctccccattctcgagctcaggtgtgttcatgtcctcctttggtcattttcatgctttttcttcaactccttcatgtttttatgagtttcatggttgttttgaagagttttaaagcttagatctaaGGAGcttgtttcctcccatctccaagttagggatcgcaccaaccctcgatcttcaagaggtaagtgtagatctttgcttcctttacattttaatgaagttttaagtaagtttaaagatgttttgatggttgagtatgggtagatatgcatgttagggtttatgtggattttatgcccaatgtaggTTTATATGATGTTGTGttgggggtttaagttagtttatgccctatatgcatgtgggagagtgtatgcatgtttgggagagagcaagtgaggttttgagtggttttgatggttttggcttatgtgggtcataagctatttatgtatactttatgatgttctttgttggagtttaaacttgttttaagctcctttatgcatgattaagggtttatgcatatttttaagaggttggatgcatattttgggtgtttggaggcttgtttgtgcttgaggctgagttctggatgaactcaggttcggcagccgaagggactttcggccgccgaatggactttcggccgccgaacggactttcggccgccgaacctgtctgtggtggcttgttttggctaccgaaccttgcccccgaaagttggactttcggctttggaggggagtttcggccaccgaaggtgccgccgaacatgcatgagtttcggttttggaaaggagtttcggttttggaaaggactttcggccgccgaaggtgccgccgaaagtggctgagtttcggctcttgagggactttcggccgccgaacctgccgccgaaagtgccctgtccagccttttcttgggtgttttctatgcatgctttggtgatattttagggggtttttggggagttgtttatgagttgtttagagtgtgtttggcacctcattcgagtccacctgtgtaggatcggacctgagggacCGAGAAGGCCAGCagagttagctgttgcagagtcagtccagcgtctgccagaggtgagtggaactaaactaatctcttatcttaaagaaaatcaaatgcctaaagcatgttcatgcatcatgatgatatgtaataggttgattgcactagtgtcacgaatatgatgcattgcattatttactgttgatgtggatggaccaaggcgacttcaatagcccatagatctgtcatgattaaaagtcctgtgtgagct
The genomic region above belongs to Manihot esculenta cultivar AM560-2 chromosome 3, M.esculenta_v8, whole genome shotgun sequence and contains:
- the LOC110612141 gene encoding 60S ribosomal protein L9; amino-acid sequence: MKTILSSETMDIPDGVKIKINAKVIEVEGPRGKLTRNFKHLNLDFHLIKDEATGKRKLKIEAWFGSRKTSAAIRTALSHVENLITGVTKGYRYKMRFVYAHFPINASITNSNTAIEIRNFLGEKRVRKVDMLEGVTVIRSDKVKDELVLDGNDIELVSRSAALINQKCHVKNKDIRKFLDGIYVSEKGTVVEEE